The window CCTTAATTTCCTGCCATCTTGCGTCTTTTTTTTGGTTCTGTTGCCCCTATGAGGAGCAATCATTTCAATGCCTTGCTGCCGTAAAGCTTCATCTAAAGGATCTGAATCATAGGCTTTATCACCAATAAGCCGCTCTGGCAGTTCTTCAATAAAGCGCTCCTCTATCACATTCTCCACGAGTTTTACTTCGTGGGGAGATGCTGATTGGATTGAGACAGATAGTATAGTACCACCAGCATCTGTGACTGCCATGATCTTGGTCCCCTTTCCCCGTTTAGTCTTGCCAACAGAAGATCCCCCTTTTTGGCCATGCAGAATGAGCCGTCAATAAAGCACTCGCTCAAATCCACACCGCCTCTTTCATGAAGATCTCTTGCCAGGGTCTCTACCACCTTCTGCATCACTCCCTGTTCTCGCCATTGCTGGAATCTCCTGTGACAGGTTTGATAAGGAGGATACATGGGAGGCAAATGGCTCCACTGTGCTCCTGTCTTCAAAATCCAAAGTATTCCTTCCAGCACATCTCGCTTATCTCGCCAGGGTCTGCCTTTACCATCTGTCCTCTTTGGACCATCAGGAATCATGTCCTTTATCACTTCCCACTGCTTATCTGTCAACTTCATGAAAAATAAACAACGAGCTATCAATTAAGATCCCTATTTATGAGATGGCTTCTAATAGGCTTCAAACTAGACTTTATGTTTTCAAGAAGTGCAGCCTCATCATTAGTAAGATGATAATGGCTCCATTTTGAATCCTTG of the Flammeovirgaceae bacterium 311 genome contains:
- a CDS encoding hypothetical protein (COG3293 Transposase and inactivated derivatives); translated protein: MENVIEERFIEELPERLIGDKAYDSDPLDEALRQQGIEMIAPHRGNRTKKKTQDGRKLRRYKRRWKVERFFAWLFNYRRCVTRYEYNVENYKAFILLACMLILLKPFMR
- a CDS encoding IS5 family transposase, orfA (COG3293 Transposase and inactivated derivatives), whose product is MKLTDKQWEVIKDMIPDGPKRTDGKGRPWRDKRDVLEGILWILKTGAQWSHLPPMYPPYQTCHRRFQQWREQGVMQKVVETLARDLHERGGVDLSECFIDGSFCMAKKGDLLLARLNGERGPRSWQSQMLVVLYYLSQSNQHLPTK